The Mangrovimonas cancribranchiae nucleotide sequence GCTGTAGTTGTATGCGCATCAATATTACCATTCATATTTGAAAATGTGGTTGGTAAAACACTCCTTTCGGTAGCTACTTTATAGGTTTCAAAATTATGTATTTGCTGCTGAAATAAGCTTAAGGTATTTAAAGGGGTTAAATCACTTAAGGGGATTATCGTGCCTGTCGCTTTTTCCATAACAGTTTCTGTAATTTTCCAAGGCCATATTTTGTTTAACGATCCTAAAATAAAGCCGGTTAGAAGCGCCATTGTTAAGTTGTAATAATGTTTAAACAGCCATTTTAAAATTTTGCTGAAACTTAGCAGACCAACCACAGCGCCTAAAATAAAAAGCGCCAATCGTTTAAAATCCCAATCATGCACAGCGTCGCTAAGTGTTTTATAAGCACCTAAAACAACCAGTATAAAAGAGCCTGATATGCCAGGTAAAATCATAGCACAAATAGCTATAGCGCCTGCAAAGAATAGGAAAAAACTACTGTTGTTACTTGCTAAAGACGGTAGCGTAGAAATGTAATAAGCAAATGCTGTTCCTGCTAATAATGCAATGACTGTTGAAAGACTCCAAGAACTAACTTGTTTGCCTACGTAGTAAATACTTGCGATTATAAGCCCAAAAAAGAACGACCAAATAAAAATGGGATGGTTCTCGATCAAATATTTGGCTATTTTCATGAAAGAGACAAAGCTTATAACAATGCCTGTTAACAAGGCTAGTAAAAAGTTGCCATTTAGTTCTTTCCAAAATGTATTAAATCCTTCATTTCTTAAGGTGATAATGAGTTTAGGTTTAATATTGCTAATGGTGGTAATTAATTCTTGATAAATTCCTGCTATAAGGGCAATGGTGCCACCAGAAACACCAGGAACAGCATCGGCAGCTCCCATAGCGATACCTTTTAAGGATATAAAAAGATAATCAGAAAAACGTCTTCCCATGGTTAGGTTTTAATCTAACGTCAAAGGTAGCTATTTTTAAGTAGACGTTGTAAGTTAAGACGTGGCTTTTAATAAGTTTTTAACTTGTGGGTTAGAAATAACTTTAGGAAAAAGTTCTTCTAGAATAAAAGCATATTCGTGGTTATGTGCTAGAGCATTTTTTAAATGATATTGGCCTTTATCATTTTCATGTGCGGTATAGTATAAACCAGATAATCTATATTCAATTTCAGCATTTTCAGGATAAAATTCTGAGGCTTGTAAAAGACTTTGAATAGCTGTGTTAGATTCTCCTAAACGTAAAAGTATATCGGCTCTTAACAGCCAAGTATCTAATTCGTAATTGCCAAGTTCTAAGGCTTTTTTATAGCCTCGTTCTGCTTCTTCTAAAAAGTTAAGTCTATGATTAATTTTAGCATACTGTTTCCAGTATACTACATTATCACCATCAATATTAATAGCTTTATTTATGTAATAAAGCGCCTTTTGGAAATTCTGTTGTTTGGTGTAAAATTTTGTGATAGCTATCCAGCCTTTATCTAATAAAGGGTCTTCATGAATAGTTTTTTTATAATATTGAACAGCCAAGTCTTTTTCGCCTAATTTTTCATGACAAAATCCAATTCTTAAAAGCGCAAATGATGTTGGATCATCCAGATTTAAACTTAAAACATAGCATTCTAAGGCTTCTTTGTAGTTTTTAAGTTTCTCTAAAACTTTGCCTTTTTCTAAATAAGCACCCACAAAACGATCATCAGAAATTATGGCGAAATCAAAAGCGGTTAGTGCTTTTTTATAATCTTTTATCGAGAAATATTGCTTTCCTAATTGATGCCAAGCAACTTCACAATAAGGGTTACTATCTAAATATGTTGTAAGATATTCGATGGCTTCTTTGTGTTGATCAAGAAAATCAAAACAATACATAATGTTATACAAGGCCGAATAATCATGAATGTCTGTTTCTAGGCATTTCATAAAAAAGTATTTGGCCTCTTCAAACTCGTCTAGAAAAAGATGTTCCATGCCAATTAAAGAATAAATATCGGCTACATCATCGGTTAATTCTAAGGCCTTTTTTAGAGCTTTTATAGCTTTAGAATGATTATCTAGTTTAGACAGTATACTCGCTTTTTGAATATATATTTCTTCGTTTAAAGGTTCTAGTTCATGAAGTTCATTTAGAAGTTCATCGGCCAGATTTAATTTGTTTTCAAAAATATAAACTTCAACTCTAAATAATTTTAGATTGGTTGATGTTGGGTGTTGTTCTAGTCCTAATTTAATGGCTTTTTTAGCTAAAGCTACTTTTCCTTGTGATAAGTAGTAGTGGACTATATTTTCGAATTCTCCAGAGTCAAAAAACAACACGTGGTTTGTTTTTAACATTGATTCGAATTTGGTAAGTGGTAAATTGTTGTCTTCGTTAGGATTTAACTCCATAAGCACACGTTATATATTTACATGAATAAATGTAGGGTACTATTTGCCTTGTTTTATTTAAATGAGGGAAATGTTTTCAACAGATTAATCAACAATTGTTGTTTTACGTTAAAAAACACATGGCATTTAGGCTAATATTAAGGGTTTAGTTCATTTAAAGCATTTGTGATTATTTGGCAGCCTTGTACGATTTCCTCTTTAGTTATGGTGAGTGGCGGTGTTATGCGTATCGCTTTGGGTTCAAATTGCAACCAAAACAAAATAAGTCCTTGCTCTTTGCATCGTAATATAACCCGATTAGTTATTTCGCTAGAGGGTGTTATGGCAGCAAGCATTAGGCCTTTTCCACGAATTTCTTTTATTAAAGGGTGTTTTAAATGTTCTCGGAAGATAGTTTCTTTTATGAGTGTTTGAGATATTAAATTGCTTTTTGTAACTTCTTTAAGTGTGGCTAAAGCAGCGGCGGCAATAACAGGATGCCCACCAAATGTTGTAATATGACCAAGTTCTGGGTTGCTAGTTAAATAATCCATATGCTCACTCGAAGCGGTAAATGCACCAATAGGCATACCGCCGCC carries:
- a CDS encoding tetratricopeptide repeat protein; the protein is MELNPNEDNNLPLTKFESMLKTNHVLFFDSGEFENIVHYYLSQGKVALAKKAIKLGLEQHPTSTNLKLFRVEVYIFENKLNLADELLNELHELEPLNEEIYIQKASILSKLDNHSKAIKALKKALELTDDVADIYSLIGMEHLFLDEFEEAKYFFMKCLETDIHDYSALYNIMYCFDFLDQHKEAIEYLTTYLDSNPYCEVAWHQLGKQYFSIKDYKKALTAFDFAIISDDRFVGAYLEKGKVLEKLKNYKEALECYVLSLNLDDPTSFALLRIGFCHEKLGEKDLAVQYYKKTIHEDPLLDKGWIAITKFYTKQQNFQKALYYINKAINIDGDNVVYWKQYAKINHRLNFLEEAERGYKKALELGNYELDTWLLRADILLRLGESNTAIQSLLQASEFYPENAEIEYRLSGLYYTAHENDKGQYHLKNALAHNHEYAFILEELFPKVISNPQVKNLLKATS
- a CDS encoding DUF368 domain-containing protein produces the protein MGRRFSDYLFISLKGIAMGAADAVPGVSGGTIALIAGIYQELITTISNIKPKLIITLRNEGFNTFWKELNGNFLLALLTGIVISFVSFMKIAKYLIENHPIFIWSFFFGLIIASIYYVGKQVSSWSLSTVIALLAGTAFAYYISTLPSLASNNSSFFLFFAGAIAICAMILPGISGSFILVVLGAYKTLSDAVHDWDFKRLALFILGAVVGLLSFSKILKWLFKHYYNLTMALLTGFILGSLNKIWPWKITETVMEKATGTIIPLSDLTPLNTLSLFQQQIHNFETYKVATERSVLPTTFSNMNGNIDAHTTTAIVLMILGFVTILALEKIGSKK